A section of the Elusimicrobiota bacterium genome encodes:
- the vorB gene encoding 3-methyl-2-oxobutanoate dehydrogenase subunit VorB, whose translation MGEKLLMKGNDAMAEGAVRAGCRFFAGYPITPQNEVPEYMSWRLPQAGGSFVQAESEVAAINMLYGAAATGIRCMTSSSSPGISLKQEGISYAAGADLPIFFANVVRGGPGLGNIAGAQGDYFQSVRGGGHGDYRTFVMAPDSVEEMGNFPLHCYEVAEKYRVPAMVLADGVLGQMMEPLEFRFPQVDPKTLQSPDWALGECKGRKNRLVGSYDLSEGKLEVMTLNRGKRYAEIEAKEVMFESRQCEDAQVVLIAYGIAARACGAALKMARAEGLKVGLFRPITLWPFPKSQLRALADRVDSFLVVEMSMGQMVDDVRLATEFRAPVHLHARPSGVTPTGEEILKRIKDALKAGKGERVCCK comes from the coding sequence CGCGATGGCTGAAGGGGCCGTGCGCGCCGGCTGCCGGTTCTTCGCGGGCTACCCCATCACCCCGCAGAACGAAGTGCCGGAATACATGTCCTGGCGCCTGCCCCAGGCGGGCGGGAGCTTCGTCCAGGCCGAGTCCGAGGTGGCGGCCATCAACATGCTCTACGGGGCGGCGGCCACCGGGATCCGGTGCATGACCTCGTCCTCCTCTCCCGGCATCAGCCTCAAGCAGGAGGGCATCTCCTACGCCGCGGGCGCGGACCTGCCCATCTTCTTCGCCAACGTGGTACGCGGCGGCCCGGGCCTGGGCAACATCGCCGGCGCCCAGGGCGACTACTTCCAGTCCGTGCGCGGGGGCGGTCACGGCGACTACCGGACCTTCGTCATGGCCCCGGACTCCGTCGAGGAGATGGGGAACTTCCCCCTCCACTGCTATGAGGTCGCGGAGAAGTACCGCGTCCCGGCCATGGTCCTGGCCGACGGCGTCCTGGGGCAGATGATGGAGCCCCTGGAATTCCGGTTCCCGCAGGTCGATCCCAAGACCCTCCAGTCGCCGGACTGGGCCCTGGGCGAATGCAAAGGCCGCAAGAACCGCCTGGTGGGCTCCTACGACCTCAGCGAAGGCAAGCTGGAGGTCATGACCCTCAACCGCGGCAAGAGATACGCCGAGATCGAGGCCAAGGAGGTCATGTTCGAATCCCGACAGTGCGAGGACGCCCAGGTGGTCCTCATCGCCTACGGCATCGCGGCCCGCGCCTGCGGCGCCGCCCTCAAGATGGCCCGAGCCGAGGGCCTCAAGGTCGGACTGTTCCGGCCCATCACCCTCTGGCCGTTCCCGAAAAGCCAGCTGCGCGCCCTGGCCGACCGGGTGGACTCCTTCCTGGTCGTGGAGATGAGCATGGGGCAGATGGTCGACGACGTGCGGCTGGCGACCGAATTCCGCGCGCCGGTGCACCTGCATGCCCGCCCCTCCGGCGTCACGCCGACGGGTGAGGAGATCCTCAAGAGGATCAAGGATGCGCTGAAGGCAGGCAAGGGGGAGCGCGTATGCTGCAAGTGA
- the gdhA gene encoding NADP-specific glutamate dehydrogenase has product MQATLTRPKSGSKDAFVSKFMQDLTAKNPGEKEFHQAVQEVVESLVPVMERHPEFKKAKILERIVEPERTITFRVPWTDDKGEIHIQRGYRVEFNSAIGPYKGGLRFHPSVNLGILKFLGFEQIFKNSLTTLPMGGGKGGCDFDPKGKSDAEVMRFCQSFMSELFRHIGPNTDVPAGDIGVGGREIGFMFGQYKKLTNRFDSVLTGKGLNWGGSLVRPEATGYGCVYFAAEQLATRGESFKGKRVAVSGSGNVAQYAVEKVNQLGGKVVTLSDSNGYIVDEDGINAEKLAFVLDLKNVKRGRIKEYVAKFPKAQYHDGTGVWNVKVDVALPCATQNELSGKDAETLLKNGCICVAEGANMPSTTEAVEIFVNKKTLFAPGKASNAGGVATSGLEMSQNAIRMNWSREEVDRHLHNIMKSIHKTCVDTAKEYGQPGNYVMGANIGGFLKVATSMMDQGLV; this is encoded by the coding sequence ATGCAGGCCACTTTGACCAGACCGAAGTCGGGGAGCAAGGACGCATTTGTCTCCAAATTTATGCAGGACCTCACCGCCAAGAACCCGGGAGAGAAGGAATTCCACCAGGCCGTCCAGGAAGTCGTGGAATCCCTGGTCCCGGTCATGGAGCGCCATCCGGAGTTCAAGAAGGCCAAGATCCTGGAGCGCATCGTCGAGCCAGAGCGGACGATCACGTTCCGCGTGCCCTGGACGGACGACAAGGGCGAGATCCACATCCAGAGGGGCTACCGCGTGGAGTTCAACAGCGCCATCGGACCGTACAAGGGCGGCCTGCGCTTCCACCCGAGCGTGAACCTCGGCATCCTCAAGTTCCTGGGCTTCGAGCAGATCTTCAAGAACTCCCTGACCACGCTGCCCATGGGCGGCGGCAAGGGCGGCTGCGACTTCGACCCCAAGGGCAAGTCCGACGCCGAGGTCATGCGCTTCTGCCAGAGCTTCATGAGCGAGCTGTTCCGCCACATCGGCCCGAACACGGACGTCCCGGCCGGCGACATCGGCGTGGGCGGACGCGAGATCGGCTTCATGTTCGGCCAGTACAAGAAGCTCACCAACCGCTTCGACAGCGTGCTGACCGGCAAGGGCCTCAACTGGGGCGGCAGCCTGGTGCGGCCCGAAGCCACCGGCTACGGCTGCGTGTACTTCGCCGCCGAGCAGTTGGCCACCCGCGGCGAGAGCTTCAAGGGCAAGAGAGTCGCGGTCTCCGGCTCCGGCAACGTCGCGCAGTACGCGGTCGAGAAGGTCAACCAGCTGGGCGGCAAGGTCGTCACGCTGTCCGACTCCAACGGCTACATCGTCGATGAGGACGGCATCAACGCCGAGAAGCTGGCCTTCGTCCTGGACCTCAAGAACGTCAAGCGCGGCCGCATCAAGGAATACGTCGCCAAGTTCCCCAAGGCCCAGTACCACGACGGCACCGGGGTCTGGAACGTCAAGGTGGACGTGGCCCTGCCCTGCGCGACCCAGAACGAGCTCAGCGGCAAGGACGCCGAGACCCTCCTGAAGAACGGCTGCATCTGCGTGGCCGAGGGCGCCAACATGCCCTCGACGACCGAAGCGGTGGAGATCTTCGTCAACAAGAAGACCCTCTTCGCGCCCGGCAAGGCCTCCAACGCCGGCGGCGTGGCCACCTCTGGGTTGGAGATGTCCCAGAACGCCATCCGCATGAACTGGAGCCGCGAGGAAGTCGACCGGCACCTGCACAACATCATGAAGAGCATCCACAAGACCTGCGTGGACACCGCCAAGGAGTACGGCCAGCCCGGCAACTACGTCATGGGCGCCAACATCGGCGGCTTCCTGAAGGTCGCGACCTCCATGATGGACCAGGGGCTCGTCTAA
- a CDS encoding thiamine pyrophosphate-dependent enzyme produces the protein MLQVNKRPESLLDVKMHYCPGCGHGIVHRLVAEAMDELGIRERTVGVAPVGCAVFADHYFNCDMIQGPHGRGPAIATGIKRSKPGCIVFSYQGDGDLASIGMCETVHSAGRGENITIIFINNAIYGMTGGQMAPTTLIGQKATTCPMGRDPQVNGYPIRVCELLATLDGSRYLERTSIHTAAHVIKAKKAIKKAFQYQVEGKGFSMVEVLSTCPTNMGISPLDACKFVQEKMLPMYPLGVYKDVPGGKANVSGN, from the coding sequence ATGCTGCAAGTGAACAAACGGCCGGAAAGCCTTCTCGACGTGAAGATGCACTACTGCCCGGGCTGCGGCCACGGCATCGTGCACCGGCTGGTGGCCGAGGCCATGGACGAGCTGGGCATCCGGGAGCGCACCGTGGGTGTAGCCCCGGTCGGCTGCGCGGTGTTCGCGGACCACTACTTCAACTGCGACATGATCCAGGGCCCGCACGGCCGGGGCCCGGCCATCGCCACGGGCATCAAGCGCTCCAAGCCGGGCTGCATCGTGTTCTCCTACCAGGGCGACGGGGACCTGGCCTCCATCGGCATGTGCGAGACCGTCCACTCCGCCGGGCGCGGCGAGAACATCACCATCATCTTCATCAACAACGCCATCTACGGCATGACCGGCGGCCAGATGGCGCCCACCACGCTGATAGGCCAGAAGGCCACCACCTGCCCGATGGGCCGCGACCCCCAGGTCAACGGCTACCCCATCCGGGTCTGCGAGCTCCTGGCCACTCTCGACGGCAGCCGCTACCTGGAGCGCACCTCCATCCACACGGCCGCCCACGTGATCAAGGCCAAGAAGGCCATCAAGAAGGCCTTCCAATACCAGGTGGAAGGCAAGGGCTTCTCCATGGTCGAAGTCCTCTCCACCTGTCCGACCAACATGGGGATCAGCCCCCTGGACGCCTGCAAGTTCGTCCAGGAGAAGATGCTCCCCATGTATCCGCTGGGCGTGTACAAGGACGTCCCAGGAGGCAAGGCCAATGTATCAGGGAATTAG
- a CDS encoding ferritin: MLDKKLEQALNEQVVKEFYSAYLYLAMAGWFEEQVLPGMAKWMRVQAQEESCHALIFFNYLCEKGARPALGAVAAPPAKFKSTTDIFKAVLAHEQAVTASINGIADLALELRDHATKQALDWFVKEQVEEESSAEAILRKAQRLEGDKALFLLDQEAGTRVFVLPVPLTGKI, translated from the coding sequence ATGCTGGACAAGAAGCTGGAGCAGGCGTTGAACGAGCAGGTGGTCAAGGAGTTCTATTCGGCCTATCTGTATCTGGCCATGGCGGGCTGGTTCGAGGAGCAGGTCCTGCCGGGGATGGCCAAGTGGATGCGGGTGCAGGCGCAGGAGGAGAGCTGCCACGCCCTGATCTTCTTCAACTACCTCTGCGAGAAGGGCGCGCGGCCCGCGCTGGGCGCGGTGGCGGCCCCGCCCGCCAAGTTCAAGTCCACGACCGACATCTTCAAGGCCGTTCTGGCGCACGAGCAGGCCGTGACCGCCTCCATCAACGGCATCGCTGACCTGGCCCTGGAGCTGCGCGACCACGCCACCAAGCAGGCCTTGGATTGGTTCGTCAAGGAGCAGGTGGAGGAGGAGTCCAGCGCCGAGGCCATCCTGCGCAAGGCTCAGCGCCTGGAGGGCGACAAGGCCCTGTTCCTTCTGGACCAGGAGGCCGGGACGCGCGTGTTCGTCCTGCCGGTTCCCTTGACCGGGAAGATCTAG
- a CDS encoding 2-oxoacid:acceptor oxidoreductase family protein encodes MYQGIRISGFGGQGIISSGVLLAYAGMLDGKHVSFFPSYGAEMRGGTANCSVVISSDEVTTPVVSQPDTVIVMNEPSLAKFEPLLKAGGLMIINESLVKSRPMRKDIKVVLVPCNKIADELKAPRIANMAALGAFCKQTGALSIEAVAKAMPKVFKRAKPEMLELNVKALKMGAGLN; translated from the coding sequence ATGTATCAGGGAATTAGAATCTCCGGCTTCGGCGGGCAAGGCATCATCTCCTCGGGCGTCCTCCTGGCCTACGCCGGGATGCTCGACGGCAAGCACGTCAGCTTCTTCCCCTCCTACGGGGCCGAGATGCGCGGCGGCACGGCCAACTGCTCGGTGGTCATCTCCTCGGACGAGGTCACGACCCCCGTGGTCTCCCAGCCCGACACGGTCATCGTGATGAACGAGCCCTCCCTGGCCAAGTTCGAGCCCCTGCTCAAGGCCGGCGGGCTCATGATCATCAACGAGTCCTTGGTGAAATCCCGGCCGATGCGCAAGGACATCAAGGTCGTGCTGGTGCCCTGCAACAAGATCGCCGATGAGCTCAAGGCCCCCAGGATCGCCAACATGGCGGCTTTGGGCGCCTTCTGCAAGCAGACCGGGGCCCTGTCCATCGAGGCGGTGGCCAAGGCCATGCCCAAGGTCTTCAAGCGCGCCAAGCCCGAGATGCTGGAGCTCAACGTCAAGGCCCTCAAGATGGGAGCCGGCCTCAACTAG
- a CDS encoding Re/Si-specific NAD(P)(+) transhydrogenase subunit alpha has protein sequence MKIGIPTEILEGEQRVAVAPGTVADLKKLGVDFLVESGAGAGAHFSDADYKAAGAEVTADTRAVWSADVVLKVRPPALNVKLGTHEVDLLKEGGALVSFVYPARHKELLDQFAARKVSVLAMDMVPRISRAQKMDALSSMANIAGYRAMVEAAHQFGRFFTGQITAAGRVQPAKVMVIGAGVAGLAALGAAKGLGAIVRAFDTRPDVKDQVISMGGEFLEVSIKEDGTGSGGYSKVMSPEFIKAEMELFMKQAKEVDIIITTALVPGTKAPILLTKEHVHAMKPGSLIVDMAAEQGGNCELTQPGKIVDVNGVKIVGYTDLASRLPNQASKLYGTNLAHLLKHMQVGKGWKIDMEDEIVRGALVAHQGQITYPPPKPKTIIKPVASTPAKPAPGEAKPAEPECSCARNTVLGVLATAALTGIGLYAPAAFMPHFTVFVLAIFIGYMVVWNVTPALHTPLMSVTNAISGIIVIGAMLQISGGFDRWTTWLAACAVLLASINIFGGFLVTRRMLAMFRK, from the coding sequence ATGAAGATAGGAATCCCGACTGAAATCCTGGAAGGCGAGCAGCGGGTGGCCGTCGCCCCCGGGACCGTGGCCGACCTCAAGAAGCTCGGGGTCGACTTCCTCGTCGAGTCCGGCGCCGGAGCCGGAGCGCACTTCTCCGACGCCGACTACAAGGCGGCCGGCGCGGAGGTCACCGCGGACACCCGGGCGGTATGGTCGGCCGACGTCGTGCTGAAGGTCCGCCCCCCGGCCCTCAACGTCAAGCTCGGGACCCACGAGGTGGACCTCCTTAAAGAAGGCGGCGCCTTGGTCAGCTTCGTCTACCCGGCCCGGCACAAGGAGCTCCTGGACCAGTTCGCGGCCCGCAAGGTCTCGGTGCTGGCCATGGACATGGTGCCCCGCATCTCCCGGGCGCAGAAGATGGACGCTTTGAGCTCCATGGCCAACATCGCCGGCTACCGGGCCATGGTCGAGGCCGCCCACCAATTCGGACGCTTCTTCACCGGCCAGATCACGGCCGCAGGCCGGGTCCAGCCGGCCAAGGTCATGGTCATCGGGGCCGGCGTGGCCGGCCTGGCCGCCCTGGGCGCGGCCAAGGGCCTGGGCGCCATCGTGCGCGCCTTCGACACCCGCCCCGACGTGAAGGACCAGGTCATCAGCATGGGCGGAGAGTTCTTGGAGGTCTCCATCAAGGAGGACGGGACCGGGTCGGGCGGCTACTCCAAGGTCATGAGCCCCGAGTTCATCAAGGCCGAGATGGAGCTGTTCATGAAGCAGGCCAAGGAGGTGGACATCATCATCACCACCGCCCTGGTCCCCGGCACCAAGGCCCCCATCCTGCTCACCAAGGAGCACGTCCACGCGATGAAGCCGGGCTCGCTGATCGTGGACATGGCCGCGGAGCAGGGCGGCAACTGCGAGCTGACCCAGCCCGGCAAGATCGTGGACGTCAACGGAGTCAAGATCGTGGGCTACACGGACCTGGCCTCCAGGCTGCCCAACCAGGCCAGCAAGCTCTACGGCACCAACCTGGCGCACCTGCTCAAGCACATGCAGGTCGGCAAGGGCTGGAAGATCGACATGGAAGACGAGATCGTGCGCGGCGCTTTGGTGGCCCACCAGGGCCAGATCACCTATCCTCCGCCCAAGCCCAAGACCATCATCAAGCCCGTGGCCTCGACTCCGGCCAAGCCCGCCCCCGGCGAGGCCAAGCCCGCCGAGCCCGAGTGCTCCTGCGCGCGCAACACCGTGCTCGGCGTCCTGGCGACCGCGGCCCTGACCGGCATCGGGCTCTACGCCCCGGCCGCCTTCATGCCGCACTTCACGGTGTTCGTGCTGGCCATCTTCATCGGCTACATGGTGGTCTGGAACGTCACCCCGGCCCTGCACACGCCCCTGATGAGCGTCACCAACGCCATCAGCGGCATCATCGTGATCGGGGCCATGCTGCAGATCTCGGGCGGCTTCGACCGCTGGACCACCTGGCTGGCGGCCTGCGCGGTCCTGCTCGCGTCCATCAACATCTTCGGCGGCTTCCTCGTCACGCGGCGCATGCTGGCGATGTTCAGGAAATAA
- a CDS encoding Bax inhibitor-1/YccA family protein, whose translation MKASDIGYMPPAIGVGVQSFVAKVYNWMAMGLAVTAGCAWYMVSHPSMVVNLAHNPILFYGLLGGELLLVIGLSAAISRISAGTATAGFFFYSALNGVTLSLILLVYTQASVASAFLVAAGMFGGMALYGHATKKDLTSVGSFAAMALLGVIIASVVNMFVRSSGMDKILTYLSVLVFVALTAWDAQKIRRMAEGGFGDSELESKATVMGALALYLDFINLFLSLLRILGKRRE comes from the coding sequence ATGAAAGCATCAGACATCGGATACATGCCGCCCGCCATCGGCGTCGGCGTCCAGAGCTTCGTCGCCAAGGTCTATAATTGGATGGCCATGGGCCTGGCGGTCACGGCCGGATGCGCTTGGTATATGGTCTCCCACCCCAGCATGGTGGTCAATCTCGCGCACAATCCCATCCTCTTCTACGGCCTCCTGGGCGGCGAGCTGCTCCTGGTGATCGGGCTTTCCGCCGCCATCAGCCGCATCTCGGCCGGCACCGCCACGGCCGGCTTCTTCTTCTACTCCGCCTTGAACGGCGTCACGCTGTCGCTCATCCTGCTCGTCTATACGCAGGCGTCGGTCGCCTCGGCCTTCTTGGTCGCCGCGGGCATGTTCGGCGGCATGGCCCTCTACGGCCATGCCACCAAGAAGGACTTGACCAGCGTGGGCAGTTTCGCCGCCATGGCCTTGTTAGGGGTCATCATCGCTTCTGTCGTGAACATGTTCGTGCGCAGCTCGGGCATGGACAAGATCCTGACCTACCTCTCGGTGCTCGTGTTCGTGGCCCTGACCGCTTGGGACGCGCAGAAGATCCGGCGCATGGCCGAGGGCGGCTTCGGCGACTCGGAGCTGGAGAGCAAGGCCACGGTCATGGGGGCCTTGGCTCTCTACCTGGACTTCATCAACCTATTCCTGAGCCTGCTCCGCATCCTGGGCAAGCGCCGGGAGTAA
- a CDS encoding histidine kinase codes for MEKAHARPLVGTYDIQFGGFDKLMPFRIREVLLVAAPYDSFLLADDDALTELVFSEYLDLNLRYAPRVTRVSTAAEALKRLGSERFDLVITMASVGNLDVAAFSQEAKGLVSGLPVILLCFNMMDVAQLSEADRAAVDFVFVWLGDPRIFMSIIKLIEDQRNIDHDLALSSVQAIIVIEDSVRFYSSYLPVLYAELMKQTQLLMAEGINLTHKMLRMRARPKILLAHDFESAWALYEKYRGNLLGIITDVQFRREGREDPRAGLVLAERIKAQIRDMPVLVQSSDASKAPEAQAVGASFLQKTSPALLRQLQDFMLTYFGFGDFVFRDAAGREHGRAADLHGMIERLRTVPDACIEYHSDHNHFSKWLMARTEFEIAYLIRPRKTMEFGDIGGLRRYLIETMHRFLQKTQLGTIIQFDGRYFDEESPFVKIGKGSIGGKARGLAFVNFLLSKTDMAQRFEGVRITVPHTSVISTDVFDFFMEHSGLSSFVRAERGNAELAEAFTKADLPSYVIEDLRTMVGKIRGPLAVRSSSMLEDSRAQPFAGVYKTYMLPNNDPDPEERVRQLARAVKLVYASTFSVEARSYLRFSTHLPDEEKMAVIVQHLVGRPRGDGRRYYPSFSGVVQSYNYYPVPPIAADDGVAYVALGLGKTIMDGYRALRFSPNHPQHLHQFSKVADYLTNSQRDFLALDTGRSAADLGYDHEPGMVWHDLAAADADGTLGPLGSTYSAENDCVYDGTSRPGVRLVTFAPILKDDVFPLPALLNHLIRIGMEAMGSHVEIEFAADLQPGEDGLREFSILQMRPMISRWSTQKVRLDGLAAERVLCESPRTLGNGYVTGVTDVVYVKPERFDPARTVDIAAQIGQVNEALRREGRQCLLIGPGRWGSADPWLGIPVRWNQISESRVIVETTLEGFVIDPSYGTHFFHNVTSLGLGYFTVHGAHGGGTLRWDWLDRQPAVSETELLRHVRLAEPLDIRIDGSSGRGVILIPG; via the coding sequence ATGGAAAAGGCACACGCCAGACCGCTGGTCGGGACCTACGACATCCAGTTCGGCGGCTTCGACAAGCTCATGCCCTTCCGCATCCGGGAGGTGCTGCTGGTCGCCGCCCCCTACGACTCTTTCCTTTTGGCCGACGACGACGCCCTGACCGAACTGGTCTTCAGCGAGTACCTCGACCTCAACCTGCGCTACGCCCCGCGCGTGACCAGGGTTTCCACGGCGGCCGAGGCGCTCAAGCGCCTGGGCTCCGAGCGCTTCGACCTGGTCATCACCATGGCCTCGGTGGGCAACCTGGACGTGGCCGCCTTCTCCCAGGAGGCCAAGGGCCTGGTCTCGGGCCTGCCGGTCATCCTGCTCTGCTTCAACATGATGGACGTGGCCCAGCTCTCCGAAGCGGACCGGGCCGCGGTGGACTTCGTGTTCGTCTGGCTTGGCGACCCGCGCATCTTCATGTCCATCATCAAGCTTATCGAGGACCAGCGCAACATCGACCATGACCTGGCCCTCTCCAGCGTGCAGGCCATCATCGTCATCGAGGACTCGGTGCGCTTCTACTCCAGCTACCTGCCCGTGCTCTACGCGGAGCTTATGAAGCAGACCCAGCTTCTGATGGCCGAGGGCATCAACCTCACCCACAAGATGCTGCGCATGCGGGCGCGGCCCAAGATCCTGCTCGCCCACGATTTCGAGTCCGCCTGGGCCCTCTACGAGAAGTACCGAGGGAACCTCCTAGGCATCATCACGGACGTCCAGTTCCGGCGCGAGGGCAGGGAAGACCCCCGCGCCGGCCTGGTCCTGGCCGAGCGCATCAAGGCCCAGATCCGGGACATGCCGGTGCTGGTGCAGTCCTCGGACGCGTCCAAGGCCCCGGAGGCCCAGGCCGTGGGCGCCTCGTTCCTGCAGAAGACCTCGCCGGCGTTGCTGCGGCAGTTGCAGGACTTCATGCTCACCTATTTCGGCTTCGGCGACTTCGTGTTCCGCGACGCCGCCGGCCGGGAGCACGGCCGGGCCGCGGACCTGCACGGCATGATCGAGCGGCTGCGCACCGTTCCGGACGCCTGCATCGAGTACCACTCCGACCACAACCACTTCTCGAAGTGGCTGATGGCCCGCACCGAGTTCGAGATCGCCTATCTCATCCGGCCGCGCAAGACCATGGAATTCGGCGACATCGGCGGCCTGCGCCGCTACCTCATCGAGACCATGCACCGGTTCCTGCAGAAGACCCAGCTGGGGACCATCATCCAGTTCGACGGCCGGTACTTCGACGAGGAGAGCCCCTTCGTCAAGATCGGCAAGGGCTCCATCGGCGGCAAGGCGCGCGGCCTGGCCTTCGTCAACTTCCTGCTCTCCAAGACCGACATGGCGCAGCGCTTCGAGGGCGTGCGCATCACGGTCCCGCACACGTCGGTCATCTCCACGGACGTCTTCGACTTCTTCATGGAGCACAGCGGCCTGAGCTCCTTCGTGCGCGCCGAGCGCGGCAACGCCGAGCTGGCCGAGGCCTTCACCAAGGCCGACCTGCCCTCCTACGTGATCGAGGACCTGCGCACCATGGTGGGCAAGATCCGCGGGCCGCTGGCCGTGCGCTCTTCGAGCATGCTGGAGGATTCCCGGGCCCAGCCCTTCGCCGGAGTCTACAAGACCTACATGCTCCCCAACAACGATCCGGACCCCGAGGAACGGGTGCGCCAGTTGGCGCGCGCGGTCAAGCTGGTCTACGCCTCGACCTTCTCGGTCGAGGCCCGCTCCTATCTGCGCTTTTCCACGCACCTGCCCGATGAGGAGAAGATGGCGGTGATCGTCCAGCACCTGGTCGGCCGGCCGCGGGGCGACGGCCGGCGCTACTACCCCAGCTTCTCGGGGGTGGTCCAGTCCTACAACTACTACCCGGTGCCGCCCATCGCGGCCGACGACGGCGTGGCCTACGTCGCGCTGGGCCTGGGCAAGACCATCATGGACGGCTACCGGGCCCTGCGCTTCTCGCCCAACCATCCCCAGCATCTGCACCAGTTCTCCAAGGTCGCCGACTACCTGACCAACTCCCAGCGCGACTTCCTGGCCCTGGACACGGGGCGCTCCGCCGCGGACCTGGGCTACGACCACGAGCCCGGCATGGTCTGGCACGACCTGGCGGCCGCCGACGCGGACGGCACGCTGGGGCCGCTGGGCTCCACCTATTCCGCGGAGAACGACTGCGTCTACGACGGGACCTCGCGGCCGGGGGTGCGCCTGGTGACCTTCGCGCCCATCCTCAAGGACGACGTCTTCCCTCTGCCCGCCCTCCTGAACCATCTGATTCGCATCGGCATGGAGGCGATGGGCTCCCACGTGGAGATCGAGTTCGCCGCGGACCTGCAGCCCGGGGAGGACGGCCTGCGGGAGTTCTCCATCCTGCAGATGCGGCCCATGATCTCGCGCTGGAGCACCCAGAAGGTGAGGCTGGACGGCCTGGCCGCGGAGCGCGTCCTCTGCGAGAGCCCGCGCACTTTGGGCAACGGCTACGTGACGGGCGTCACCGACGTGGTCTACGTCAAGCCCGAGCGCTTCGACCCGGCCCGGACCGTGGACATCGCGGCCCAGATCGGCCAGGTCAACGAGGCCCTCAGGCGCGAGGGCCGGCAGTGCCTGCTCATCGGGCCCGGGCGCTGGGGCTCGGCCGACCCCTGGCTGGGCATCCCGGTGCGCTGGAACCAGATCTCAGAATCGCGCGTCATCGTGGAGACCACTTTGGAGGGCTTCGTCATAGACCCCTCCTACGGGACCCACTTCTTCCACAACGTGACCTCGCTGGGGCTGGGCTACTTCACGGTGCACGGCGCGCACGGAGGGGGGACCCTGCGCTGGGATTGGCTCGACCGGCAGCCCGCCGTCTCCGAGACCGAGCTGCTGCGCCACGTGCGGCTGGCCGAGCCCCTGGACATCCGCATCGACGGCTCTTCCGGCCGGGGCGTGATCCTGATCCCGGGATAA